GGTCGGGTGCCACGGGAGGAACGTCGACGGCGAGTACTTCGGCCCGCCCTCTGATTTCGACGCCGCGCCCCCATCCGGGTGCGACCGGGTCATCAACAGGGGCGAGGTCGTCCACGAGTACGGAGACGTCGGGGCGGGCTTGTGCGTTGCGGTATTTGCGGCTGTGGGCCATGGCTGGGCCGCCGATGTCGATGGTGCCGTCGTCGTTGAGCCGGAAGCCCACCGGGCGGATGTGTGGACATGCCTCGGGGCCGGTGGTGGCCAGGCGGGCCAGAGGCTGGGTGGTGAGGTATTCGTGCTCTCTCGCGGTGAAGATCATGCGTCAGACCCTAGAAACTCAAGTGTGATTGAG
The genomic region above belongs to Streptomyces sp. CG1 and contains:
- a CDS encoding PPOX class F420-dependent oxidoreductase, whose amino-acid sequence is MIFTAREHEYLTTQPLARLATTGPEACPHIRPVGFRLNDDGTIDIGGPAMAHSRKYRNAQARPDVSVLVDDLAPVDDPVAPGWGRGVEIRGRAEVLAVDVPPVAPDRFSNDIIRIHPRRIITWNLETHGTAARDIR